In a single window of the Chondrocystis sp. NIES-4102 genome:
- a CDS encoding penicillin-binding protein — protein sequence MLQKPNPRNTQEILKSFLLGVAKATGGTVLGITMISSAVAAGGLLGLAFSFRNLPDVRMLRNYVPAETSYIYDIKGRLLTSLHGEANREVAALDQISPNLKLAVIAIEDSSFYRHNGLNPYSIGRAALANYREGGVSEGASTLTMQLVKNLFLTRERTFSRKLAEAILAIRVEQVFSKEEILEMYLNTIYWGHNNYGIQTAAESYFNKSAADLNLAEAAVLAGLIQAPEQYSPFLNYSETKDRQTEVLARMRALNWITVEEEQAALQAPLLIGKPTAWRKSKSPFITEAVIKELEARFGKDKVLQGGIRVQTTIDMDFQKMAEESVKESHAMLRRWGLRADQIALAAVDPRTHFVKTLVGGVDYESSQFNRAVQSRRQPGSAFKPFVYYAALATGKYTPSTMIDDAPVSYPIPGGVYRPQNYGGKTDFAGMMSLTTALKQSRNVPAVKLGKAVGLEEIIEVCRSLGIKSPMQPVISLPLGSIGVTPLEMAGAFATFANSGWHSEPTVILQVADSKGNILLDNTPKPKQILDPWATANLTSMLQGVLQPGGTGTNANIGRPAAGKTGTTSSERDVWFVGYVPQLSTAVWIGNDNYQSMGKGITGGSFAAPVWRSFMLKALANEPVKYFPGTSQYDRP from the coding sequence ATGTTACAGAAACCAAACCCTAGAAATACGCAAGAGATCCTCAAATCCTTTCTATTAGGAGTGGCAAAGGCAACTGGGGGTACAGTATTGGGCATTACAATGATTTCCAGTGCTGTAGCTGCTGGGGGGTTATTGGGTTTAGCCTTCAGTTTTCGCAATTTGCCTGATGTGAGGATGTTGCGTAATTATGTACCAGCAGAAACTAGTTACATTTACGATATCAAAGGGCGATTACTAACCAGTTTACATGGTGAAGCAAACCGAGAAGTGGCTGCTTTAGACCAAATATCTCCAAATCTAAAATTAGCGGTAATTGCGATCGAAGATAGTAGTTTTTATCGTCATAATGGCTTAAATCCTTATAGTATTGGTCGTGCAGCTTTAGCCAATTACAGGGAAGGAGGAGTATCAGAGGGTGCTTCTACTTTAACTATGCAGTTAGTCAAAAATCTTTTTCTAACTCGTGAACGTACTTTTAGTCGTAAATTAGCTGAAGCTATTTTAGCTATTCGTGTTGAACAGGTATTTTCTAAAGAAGAAATTTTAGAAATGTATCTCAACACTATTTATTGGGGTCATAATAATTATGGAATTCAAACTGCTGCCGAAAGCTATTTTAATAAAAGTGCTGCGGATTTAAATTTAGCTGAAGCTGCTGTATTAGCAGGTTTAATTCAAGCACCAGAGCAGTATAGTCCTTTTCTCAACTATTCCGAAACCAAAGATAGGCAAACAGAGGTCTTAGCCAGAATGCGTGCCTTAAATTGGATTACTGTAGAAGAAGAACAAGCAGCATTGCAAGCCCCTCTATTAATAGGTAAACCGACCGCTTGGCGCAAAAGTAAATCGCCCTTTATTACTGAAGCTGTAATTAAAGAATTAGAAGCCCGTTTTGGTAAAGATAAAGTACTTCAAGGGGGAATTCGAGTTCAAACAACAATTGATATGGACTTTCAGAAAATGGCTGAAGAATCAGTTAAGGAAAGTCATGCTATGTTACGTCGTTGGGGATTAAGAGCAGATCAAATAGCCTTAGCTGCCGTTGATCCTCGGACTCATTTTGTTAAAACTTTAGTGGGGGGAGTAGATTATGAATCGAGCCAGTTTAACCGTGCAGTTCAATCTCGTAGACAACCAGGTTCTGCTTTTAAACCCTTTGTTTATTACGCTGCTTTAGCAACTGGTAAGTATACACCCAGTACCATGATTGATGATGCTCCTGTTAGTTATCCAATTCCTGGAGGTGTTTATCGACCCCAAAATTATGGCGGAAAAACAGATTTTGCAGGGATGATGTCTCTTACAACTGCTTTAAAGCAATCTCGTAATGTACCTGCGGTAAAACTGGGTAAAGCTGTAGGGCTAGAGGAAATTATCGAAGTTTGTCGCAGTTTAGGAATTAAAAGCCCCATGCAGCCTGTAATTTCTTTACCTTTGGGTTCAATTGGGGTAACACCGTTGGAAATGGCTGGAGCTTTTGCTACTTTTGCTAATAGTGGTTGGCATTCTGAACCTACAGTTATCCTCCAAGTTGCAGATAGTAAAGGTAATATTCTTTTGGATAATACCCCAAAGCCCAAGCAAATATTAGATCCCTGGGCAACAGCGAATTTAACCAGTATGTTACAAGGGGTATTGCAGCCTGGGGGAACTGGGACTAATGCTAATATTGGTCGTCCTGCTGCGGGAAAAACAGGTACTACCTCATCAGAAAGAGATGTTTGGTTTGTGGGCTATGTACCCCAATTATCGACTGCGGTATGGATAGGGAACGATAATTATCAAAGTATGGGTAAAGGGATTACAGGTGGAAGTTTTGCTGCTCCTGTATGGCGTTCTTTTATGCTGAAGGCTCTGGCGAATGAACCTGTTAAATATTTTCCTGGAACTTCACAATATGACCGTCCTTGA
- a CDS encoding UspA domain-containing protein yields MMNKILVAVDNSQRNQAVFEAAVSLAQTTGASLMLVHILAEDEPGYPTLPTYIYYPTVNDRNYELYQQKLEEYKQLGIEFLQDLSQKATTLGVETEYTQLSGNPGRIICDLAKNWSADLIIVGSRGLKGLKEMFLGSVSNYVTHHAPCSVLILRSPVDSQSQP; encoded by the coding sequence ATGATGAACAAAATTCTCGTAGCGGTAGATAATTCTCAAAGAAATCAAGCTGTTTTTGAAGCTGCCGTTTCCCTAGCACAAACTACTGGTGCAAGTTTGATGTTAGTGCATATTTTGGCTGAGGATGAGCCTGGTTATCCGACATTACCTACTTATATTTATTATCCTACTGTTAACGATCGCAATTATGAGCTATATCAACAGAAGTTAGAGGAATATAAACAACTAGGAATAGAATTTTTACAAGATCTCAGTCAAAAAGCAACAACCTTAGGTGTGGAAACTGAATATACCCAATTATCTGGTAATCCTGGGCGTATAATTTGTGATTTGGCTAAAAATTGGTCGGCAGATCTAATTATTGTCGGTAGTCGTGGACTTAAAGGTTTAAAAGAAATGTTTTTAGGTAGTGTGAGTAATTATGTTACCCATCACGCACCATGTTCGGTTTTAATTCTGCGATCGCCTGTTGATTCTCAGTCTCAACCTTAA
- a CDS encoding cation diffusion facilitator family transporter, with protein MSGSTKETIYAAMAANFAIAITKFVAAYITGSSAMLSEGIHSVVDTGNELLLLLGIRLSKKPADESHPFGYGHELYFWTLIVALLIFGIGGGMSIYEGIRHVRNPDPLSDPLWNYIVLGLAVIFEGYSWNVALQTFLASKNEANFWKAIRTSKDPIVFTILFEDTAALIGLFVAFIGVLSGHLLGNIYLDGVASIVIGVILCGVALLLAAESKGLLIGEGADPEIVANIRKITNADPAVEKVIKVLTLHFGPQEILLNLEIEFIEDLETEELAIAVERLETSINTQHSQIQNIFIEAKSITASRKDLADC; from the coding sequence ATGTCTGGTTCAACAAAAGAAACAATTTATGCAGCTATGGCTGCGAACTTTGCGATCGCCATTACGAAATTTGTGGCAGCTTATATTACTGGTAGTTCAGCCATGCTCTCAGAAGGTATTCATTCAGTAGTTGATACAGGCAATGAATTATTACTATTGTTAGGTATTCGCCTTAGTAAAAAACCAGCAGATGAAAGTCATCCTTTTGGTTATGGACACGAGCTTTATTTTTGGACTTTAATTGTCGCTCTATTGATCTTTGGTATTGGTGGCGGAATGTCGATCTATGAAGGAATACGCCATGTTAGAAATCCAGACCCCTTAAGCGATCCTTTGTGGAATTATATTGTATTAGGGTTAGCAGTTATATTTGAGGGCTACTCCTGGAATGTAGCTCTACAAACATTTTTAGCCAGCAAAAATGAAGCCAATTTCTGGAAAGCCATTCGTACTAGTAAAGATCCAATTGTTTTTACCATTCTATTTGAAGATACTGCTGCTTTAATCGGTCTGTTTGTCGCTTTTATTGGGGTATTAAGTGGACATTTACTAGGTAATATTTATTTAGATGGAGTGGCATCAATTGTCATTGGGGTTATTCTGTGTGGCGTAGCTTTATTACTCGCTGCTGAAAGTAAAGGATTATTAATTGGCGAAGGTGCTGATCCTGAAATAGTAGCAAATATTAGAAAAATCACCAATGCCGATCCTGCGGTAGAAAAGGTTATTAAAGTGTTAACTTTGCATTTTGGACCACAAGAAATCCTGCTAAATCTAGAAATAGAATTTATCGAAGACTTAGAAACAGAAGAACTAGCGATCGCTGTAGAACGATTAGAAACTTCAATAAACACTCAGCACTCCCAAATACAAAATATTTTTATTGAAGCTAAATCGATTACAGCCAGCCGTAAAGACCTAGCTGATTGCTAG
- a CDS encoding cobyrinic acid a,c-diamide synthase, giving the protein MIIAITALKGGVGKTTTAVHLAAYFQTLAPTLLIDADKNRSALVWSKEDKLPFYVASQAGAPGLVSKFTHIIIDTQARPEPEELEDLAAGSDLLILPTTPNHLDLDTTIKAVELLKPFKAKYKVLLTKVDSRTVNGRDAKKFLEAAQIPLFKEEIPLLAAFGRSPSRGVIIKDFPDRRSYIGWNKYKAVGKEIMENAK; this is encoded by the coding sequence ATGATTATTGCAATTACTGCTTTGAAAGGAGGAGTAGGTAAAACCACAACCGCAGTTCATTTAGCAGCATATTTTCAGACACTAGCACCAACCCTTTTAATTGATGCAGATAAAAATCGTTCCGCTTTAGTATGGTCAAAAGAAGATAAGTTGCCTTTCTATGTAGCATCTCAAGCAGGCGCACCTGGTTTGGTTTCTAAGTTTACCCATATTATCATCGACACTCAAGCAAGACCTGAACCTGAAGAATTGGAAGATTTAGCTGCGGGTAGTGATCTGTTAATCTTACCTACTACTCCTAATCATCTCGATCTTGATACGACAATTAAAGCTGTTGAATTGTTAAAGCCTTTTAAAGCTAAGTATAAGGTGTTGTTAACTAAGGTGGATTCTCGTACTGTTAATGGTCGAGATGCTAAAAAATTTTTAGAAGCTGCTCAAATACCTCTTTTTAAAGAAGAAATTCCTCTATTAGCAGCCTTTGGGCGATCGCCTAGTCGCGGAGTTATTATTAAGGATTTTCCCGATCGCCGATCCTATATTGGTTGGAATAAGTATAAGGCTGTCGGTAAGGAGATTATGGAGAATGCTAAATAA